A window from Cryptomeria japonica chromosome 1, Sugi_1.0, whole genome shotgun sequence encodes these proteins:
- the LOC131026884 gene encoding V-type proton ATPase subunit E-like produces MKEADFTKQIQRLVNFILKEAEDISIEMGVSSEQEYHSVKSQLIQSGIDKINQEYERKEKHLKIRQKIEYSKHLNSSRLQILQAQDDLISGMKQQVKKELVGIIQDNRLYKKLLKDLILQALFRLNEPAVILRCREDEWLMVESVIEEAKQEYSEREKIDEIVLDHKFFLPPAHGPDLCCSGGIVMASKNGQIVCDNTVDKRLDIVFAQKLPEIFGHSSV; encoded by the coding sequence ATGAAAGAAGCAGATTTCACAAAGCAAATACAGCGCCTGGTAAACTTCATTCTGAAGGAGGCCGAGGATATATCTATTGAAATGGGCGTCAGCAGTGAGCAGGAATACCATAGTGTGAAATCGCAGCTTATACAATCTGGGATTGACAAaatcaatcaagaatatgagagaaAGGAAAAGCATCTGAAAATTCGACAGAAAATAGAGTATTCTAAGCACCTGAATTCATCCCGCCTCCAAATTCTTCAGGCCCAAGATGATTTGATTTCAGGCATGAAACAACAAGTCAAAAAAGAACTTGTGGGTATTATTCAGGACAATCGTTTGTATAAAAAACTTCTCAAAGATTTGATTTTGCAAGCTCTTTTTAGGTTGAATGAGCCTGCTGTAATATTAAGGTGCAGAGAAGACGAGTGGTTAATGGTTGAATCTGTTATAGAAGAAGCAAAGCAGGAATATTCAGAGAGGGAAAAAATTGATGAAATTGTTTTGGATCATAAGTTTTTTCTTCCGCCTGCTCACGGGCCTGATCTTTGTTGTAGCGGAGGTATTGTCATGgcttccaaaaatggccaaattGTGTGTGATAATACAGTCGACAAAAGACTGGATATTGTATTCGCCCAGAAACTTCCAGAGATTTTTGGCCATTCTTCTGTTTAG